From uncultured Fusobacterium sp., a single genomic window includes:
- the pnp gene encoding polyribonucleotide nucleotidyltransferase: MFDEKKVELELAGRTLSFSTGKIARQSCGAVMVQYGDTVLLSTVNRSKEPRKEADFFPLTVDYIEKFYAAGKFPGGFNKREGRPSTNATLTARLIDRPIRPMFPDGFNYDVHIVNTVFSYDEKNTPDYLGIIGSSMALMLSDIPFLGPVAGVVVGRKDGEFILNPTPAELEESELELSVAGTKDAVNMVEAGAQELDEETMLAAIMFAHENIKKICAFQEEFAKAVGKEKIEFTKKEVLPLVKDFIDENGMEKLKAAVLTLGKKAREEAVDGLEAELMEAFILQNYEGVAEEDLPEEVIDEFKLYYHDLMKKLVREAILYHKHRVDGRKTTEIRPLYAETDVLPIPHGSAMFTRGETQAVVITTLGTKEDEQLVDDLEKEYFKKFYLHYNFPPYSVGEVGRMGSPGRRELGHGSLAERALRYVIPSEEVFPYTIRVVSEITESNGSSSQASICGGSLSLMAAGVPIKEHVAGIAMGLIKEGEEFTVLTDIMGLEDHLGDMDFKVAGTKNGITALQMDIKITGITEEIMRIALKQAHDARMEILELMNNTIPEPAPIKSTVPRIHQMKIATDKIAVLIGPGGKNIKGIIEKTGATVDINDDGNVSIFAKDEDTLNETITLVNSYVKDVEVGEIYKGRVVSITKFGAFMEILPGKEGLLHVSEISHERVANVEDVLKVGDVFDVKVISTDNGKISLSKKKI; the protein is encoded by the coding sequence ATGTTTGACGAAAAAAAAGTTGAATTAGAACTAGCTGGAAGAACACTTAGTTTTTCTACTGGTAAAATAGCAAGACAATCTTGTGGTGCTGTAATGGTACAATATGGAGATACTGTACTTTTAAGTACTGTAAATCGTAGTAAAGAACCTAGAAAGGAAGCTGATTTCTTCCCTCTAACTGTAGATTACATTGAAAAATTCTATGCTGCTGGAAAATTCCCAGGTGGATTTAACAAAAGAGAGGGTAGACCATCTACAAATGCCACTCTTACAGCTAGACTTATAGATAGACCTATCAGACCAATGTTCCCAGATGGGTTTAACTATGATGTTCATATTGTAAATACAGTATTTTCTTATGATGAAAAAAATACACCTGATTATTTAGGAATTATAGGATCTTCAATGGCACTTATGCTATCTGATATTCCTTTCCTTGGACCAGTTGCTGGAGTTGTAGTAGGACGTAAAGATGGAGAATTTATTTTAAACCCTACTCCTGCTGAATTAGAAGAAAGTGAACTTGAACTTTCTGTTGCTGGAACAAAAGATGCTGTAAACATGGTTGAAGCTGGAGCTCAAGAACTAGATGAAGAAACTATGTTAGCTGCTATTATGTTTGCTCATGAAAATATCAAAAAAATCTGTGCTTTCCAAGAAGAGTTTGCAAAAGCTGTTGGAAAAGAAAAAATTGAATTTACTAAAAAAGAGGTATTACCTCTAGTTAAAGATTTCATTGATGAAAATGGAATGGAAAAATTAAAAGCTGCTGTACTTACTCTTGGTAAAAAAGCTAGAGAAGAAGCTGTGGATGGTTTAGAAGCTGAACTTATGGAAGCTTTCATTCTTCAAAACTACGAAGGTGTTGCTGAAGAAGATCTACCTGAAGAAGTTATTGATGAATTTAAACTTTACTACCATGATTTAATGAAAAAATTAGTAAGAGAGGCTATTTTATATCATAAACATAGAGTTGATGGAAGAAAAACTACTGAAATTAGACCTCTTTATGCTGAAACTGATGTTCTTCCTATTCCTCATGGATCTGCTATGTTTACAAGAGGAGAAACTCAAGCAGTTGTTATCACTACTCTTGGAACAAAAGAGGATGAACAGCTTGTTGATGATTTAGAAAAAGAATACTTCAAAAAATTCTATCTACACTACAACTTCCCACCTTACTCTGTAGGAGAAGTTGGAAGAATGGGTTCTCCTGGAAGAAGAGAACTTGGACATGGATCTCTTGCTGAAAGAGCTCTTAGATATGTAATCCCTTCTGAAGAAGTATTCCCATATACTATCAGAGTTGTATCTGAAATTACTGAATCAAATGGATCTTCATCTCAAGCATCAATTTGTGGAGGATCTCTTTCACTAATGGCAGCAGGTGTTCCTATTAAAGAACATGTTGCTGGAATTGCAATGGGACTTATCAAAGAAGGAGAAGAGTTTACTGTTTTAACAGATATCATGGGACTTGAAGATCATTTAGGAGATATGGACTTTAAAGTTGCTGGAACTAAAAATGGTATAACAGCTCTTCAAATGGATATTAAAATAACTGGAATTACTGAAGAAATCATGAGAATTGCTCTTAAACAAGCTCATGATGCTAGAATGGAAATTCTTGAACTTATGAACAATACTATTCCTGAGCCTGCTCCAATAAAATCTACTGTACCTAGAATTCATCAAATGAAAATAGCTACAGATAAAATAGCTGTTCTTATTGGACCTGGAGGAAAAAATATTAAAGGAATCATTGAAAAAACAGGAGCAACTGTAGATATCAATGATGATGGAAATGTTTCTATATTTGCTAAAGATGAAGATACATTAAATGAAACTATAACTCTTGTTAACTCATATGTTAAAGATGTAGAAGTTGGAGAGATTTATAAAGGTAGAGTTGTAAGCATCACTAAATTTGGTGCATTTATGGAAATCCTACCTGGTAAAGAAGGACTTCTTCATGTTTCTGAAATCTCTCATGAAAGAGTTGCAAATGTTGAAGATGTATTAAAAGTTGGAGATGTATTTGATGTTAAAGTTATCTCTACTGACAATGGAAAAATTAGTTTAAGTAAAAAGAAAATTTAA
- the rimO gene encoding 30S ribosomal protein S12 methylthiotransferase RimO, which yields MKFALISLGCSKNLVDSENFIGILVNKRGFEVTSELNEADMIIVNTCGFIGDAKKESIETILEVSELKETGNLKKIIVTGCLAQRYSEEILKELPEVDAVIGTGEIDKIEKVVDEILNDKKSVETSSMSFLANANTDRILTTASHTAYLKISEGCDRRCTYCIIPQLRGKLRSRTIEDILVEANNLVKSGVRELNLLAQETTEYGIDLYKEKSLAKLMKELVKIEDLKWLRTYYMYPDSVTDELIQVMKTEDKICKYFDIPIQHVSDSILQNMGRAKTGAHLKDILYRIRREIPNATFRTSVIVGFPGETQEDFKELRDFLEEFQFDYVGVFKYSREEDTKAYDMDNQVPEEIKEERWVELTNLQSKIAENKNRGMLGQTVEVMIDGVSTESEYLLEGRTKGQALEIDGKVLTNDGTAKPGEIVKVKLEQNFDYDFIGPIVENEK from the coding sequence ATGAAATTTGCTTTAATAAGCTTAGGATGTAGTAAAAATTTAGTTGATAGTGAAAATTTTATTGGAATTCTTGTAAATAAAAGAGGATTTGAAGTAACTAGCGAACTAAATGAAGCTGATATGATAATAGTAAATACTTGTGGTTTTATTGGAGATGCTAAAAAAGAGTCTATTGAAACTATTTTAGAAGTAAGTGAACTTAAAGAAACTGGTAATCTAAAGAAAATTATTGTTACAGGTTGTCTTGCTCAAAGATATTCTGAAGAGATATTAAAAGAGCTTCCTGAAGTAGATGCTGTTATTGGAACAGGAGAAATTGACAAAATAGAAAAAGTTGTAGATGAAATTCTTAATGATAAAAAATCTGTTGAAACTTCTAGCATGAGTTTCCTTGCTAATGCTAATACAGATAGAATTTTAACAACTGCTTCTCATACAGCTTATTTAAAAATTTCTGAAGGTTGCGATAGAAGATGTACTTACTGTATTATTCCTCAACTTAGAGGAAAATTAAGAAGTAGAACTATTGAGGATATATTAGTTGAAGCTAATAATCTTGTAAAATCTGGAGTAAGAGAGTTAAATCTTTTAGCTCAAGAGACTACAGAATATGGAATTGATCTTTATAAAGAAAAATCTCTAGCAAAATTAATGAAAGAACTTGTAAAAATAGAAGATTTAAAATGGTTAAGAACATACTATATGTATCCTGATTCTGTTACAGATGAGTTAATTCAAGTAATGAAAACTGAAGATAAGATTTGTAAATATTTTGATATTCCTATTCAACATGTTTCTGATTCTATTCTTCAAAATATGGGAAGAGCCAAAACTGGAGCTCATCTAAAAGATATTCTATATAGAATAAGAAGAGAGATTCCAAATGCAACTTTTAGAACATCTGTTATAGTTGGATTCCCTGGAGAAACTCAAGAGGATTTTAAAGAATTAAGAGATTTCCTTGAAGAGTTTCAATTTGATTATGTAGGAGTATTTAAATATTCAAGGGAAGAGGATACAAAAGCTTATGATATGGATAATCAAGTTCCTGAAGAAATAAAAGAAGAGAGATGGGTAGAACTTACTAACCTTCAAAGTAAAATAGCTGAAAATAAAAATAGAGGTATGCTTGGACAAACTGTGGAAGTTATGATCGATGGTGTTTCTACTGAAAGTGAATATCTATTAGAAGGAAGAACAAAGGGACAAGCTCTAGAAATAGATGGTAAAGTTCTTACAAACGATGGTACAGCAAAACCAGGAGAGATTGTTAAGGTTAAATTAGAACAAAACTTTGATTATGATTTTATTGGACCAATAGTTGAAAATGAAAAATAA
- the pgsA gene encoding CDP-diacylglycerol--glycerol-3-phosphate 3-phosphatidyltransferase encodes MNLPNKLTFIRLVLAIPFIYFLQESGNVSAHLSLTYRLIAFAIFVIASLTDFFDGYLARKYNLVTDFGKLMDPLADKILVISALVLFVELKYIPAWMSIIVIAREFLISGIRMLAAAKGEVIPAGKLGKYKTTSQMIVILIMIIVGNQPYNFYLMMIPIILTLWSGWEYTSKAKHYFMNCK; translated from the coding sequence ATGAACCTACCTAATAAACTAACTTTTATAAGATTGGTATTAGCTATCCCTTTTATCTATTTTCTTCAAGAATCAGGTAATGTAAGTGCACATTTATCTCTTACTTATAGACTTATTGCTTTTGCTATCTTTGTTATAGCATCACTTACAGATTTTTTTGATGGGTATCTTGCTAGAAAATATAATCTTGTTACAGACTTTGGTAAATTAATGGATCCATTAGCGGACAAGATTCTTGTTATTTCAGCTTTAGTCTTATTTGTTGAATTAAAATATATTCCAGCTTGGATGTCTATTATTGTAATAGCTAGAGAATTTTTAATCAGTGGAATTAGAATGTTAGCTGCTGCTAAAGGAGAAGTTATTCCTGCTGGTAAATTAGGAAAATATAAGACTACTAGCCAAATGATTGTAATTTTGATTATGATAATTGTTGGAAATCAGCCATATAATTTCTATTTAATGATGATACCTATAATTTTGACTCTTTGGTCTGGTTGGGAATATACATCTAAAGCTAAACATTATTTTATGAATTGTAAATAA
- a CDS encoding YggT family protein, with protein MVLLFKIVDLLISVINTLIIIRVVLSWLSPNSNNGFTDLVYGLTEPILKPFRILLPMGNLRVDLSPMVAYIFLSIIRRLIFNLLF; from the coding sequence ATGGTTCTTTTATTTAAAATTGTTGATTTGCTAATCTCTGTTATCAATACCCTTATAATTATAAGAGTTGTACTTTCTTGGCTATCTCCAAATTCAAATAATGGATTTACTGATTTAGTTTATGGACTTACAGAACCTATCTTAAAGCCTTTTAGAATATTGCTCCCTATGGGAAATTTAAGAGTTGACTTATCTCCAATGGTAGCCTACATCTTCTTATCAATAATAAGGAGATTAATTTTTAATTTGTTATTTTAA
- the rsmH gene encoding 16S rRNA (cytosine(1402)-N(4))-methyltransferase RsmH, whose protein sequence is MEDIISEYHIPVLYRECLDNLVINKDGIYLDCTLGGGGHSEGILKELSEKGRLVSIDQDQQAIDFAKKRLEKYGNKWQVFKNNFENLDTVLYMAGYDKIDGILMDIGVSSTQLDDPERGFSYRYDTKLDMRMNQNNPLSAYEVVNEYPEEKLVKIFFEYGEERNAKKIAKFICEARQEKKIETTGELVAIIKRAYPERAAKHPAKKTFQAIRIEVNRELEVLEKAIDKAVDSLKVGGRLGIITFHSLEDRLVKTKFKDLATACKCPPGLPICVCGGKAKVKLITKKPIIPEGEELEFNNRAHSSKLRVVERIG, encoded by the coding sequence GTGGAAGATATTATAAGTGAATACCATATTCCTGTCCTTTATAGAGAGTGTCTTGATAATTTAGTTATCAATAAAGATGGAATATATTTAGACTGTACTCTTGGTGGTGGTGGACACTCAGAGGGTATACTAAAAGAACTTTCAGAAAAAGGAAGATTGGTTTCTATAGATCAAGATCAACAAGCTATTGATTTTGCTAAAAAGAGACTAGAAAAATATGGTAATAAATGGCAAGTATTTAAAAATAACTTTGAAAATTTAGATACAGTTTTATACATGGCTGGATATGATAAAATTGATGGTATCTTAATGGATATAGGAGTTTCATCTACTCAATTAGATGATCCTGAAAGAGGTTTCTCATATAGATATGATACTAAATTAGATATGAGAATGAATCAAAATAATCCCCTTTCAGCATATGAAGTTGTTAATGAATATCCAGAAGAAAAATTAGTGAAAATCTTCTTTGAATATGGGGAAGAAAGAAATGCTAAAAAAATAGCTAAATTTATTTGTGAAGCTAGGCAAGAGAAAAAAATTGAAACTACAGGAGAGCTAGTAGCTATTATTAAAAGAGCTTATCCTGAAAGAGCTGCTAAGCATCCTGCTAAAAAAACTTTCCAAGCTATTAGAATAGAAGTTAATAGAGAACTTGAAGTACTTGAAAAAGCTATTGATAAAGCTGTAGACTCTTTAAAAGTTGGAGGAAGATTAGGAATTATAACTTTCCATTCATTAGAAGATAGACTGGTAAAAACTAAATTTAAAGATCTAGCTACTGCTTGTAAATGCCCTCCTGGACTTCCTATATGTGTTTGTGGAGGAAAGGCTAAAGTTAAATTAATCACAAAAAAACCTATTATTCCTGAAGGAGAGGAATTAGAGTTTAATAATAGAGCTCACTCTTCTAAATTAAGAGTTGTAGAAAGGATAGGATAG
- the rlmD gene encoding 23S rRNA (uracil(1939)-C(5))-methyltransferase RlmD → MVKKDQVIELEIDKIVNGGEGLGYYNDFAIFVPMSVPKDRLKVKIISVKKTYARGLIEEIISPGAERVEDLSKVTFEDFQGCDFAMLQYDAQLKYKKLMVEDVIEKIGKLKNVPIFDVIGSEDPYHYRNKIIEPFRKLKGEIITGFFKRKSHEVFEVEENILNSKLGNKIIKELKTILNREKVSVYDENEHKGILRNIMVRTNSKNEAMVVLIINAPKVEKRFKDILMELKNKVNEIKSIYISLNTKKTNVALGEKNIFIWGEKNLTEEIEGINFNISPLSFFQINLPQTKKLYRAAINFFEDIENKSIIDAYSGTGTLAMILSKKAKKVFAIEIVPSATRDGIKTAEENNIKNIEFINGAVEEKMLELINSGEKIDSIIFDPPRKGIDELSLLKTSEAGIKEIIYISCNPSTFARDAEILNRQGYTLEEVQPVDMFPGTSHTEVVGRFIKK, encoded by the coding sequence ATGGTAAAAAAAGATCAAGTAATTGAACTAGAAATAGATAAAATAGTAAATGGAGGAGAAGGTTTAGGATATTACAATGATTTTGCAATATTTGTTCCTATGTCTGTTCCAAAAGATAGATTGAAAGTTAAAATCATATCTGTTAAAAAAACTTATGCTCGTGGACTTATTGAAGAAATTATCTCTCCAGGAGCTGAAAGAGTAGAAGATCTTTCAAAGGTAACTTTTGAAGATTTTCAAGGTTGTGACTTTGCTATGTTACAATATGATGCTCAATTAAAATATAAAAAACTTATGGTTGAAGATGTAATTGAAAAAATAGGTAAACTAAAAAATGTTCCTATTTTTGATGTAATTGGAAGTGAAGATCCTTATCATTATAGAAATAAAATTATAGAACCTTTTAGAAAGTTAAAAGGTGAAATCATAACTGGATTTTTCAAAAGAAAATCCCATGAAGTTTTTGAAGTAGAAGAAAATATATTAAACTCTAAACTTGGAAATAAAATTATAAAAGAGTTAAAAACTATTTTAAATAGAGAAAAAGTTTCTGTTTATGATGAAAATGAGCATAAAGGTATACTTAGAAACATCATGGTTAGAACTAACTCTAAAAATGAAGCTATGGTTGTATTAATTATAAATGCTCCTAAAGTTGAAAAGAGATTTAAAGATATATTAATGGAATTAAAAAACAAAGTTAATGAGATAAAATCTATCTATATATCTTTAAATACTAAAAAAACAAATGTCGCTTTAGGAGAAAAAAATATTTTTATTTGGGGTGAAAAAAATCTGACTGAAGAGATTGAAGGTATTAATTTTAATATTTCTCCTCTTTCTTTCTTCCAAATTAATCTACCTCAAACAAAAAAATTGTATAGAGCAGCTATTAATTTTTTTGAAGATATTGAAAATAAATCTATAATTGATGCTTACTCTGGAACTGGAACTCTTGCTATGATTCTATCTAAAAAAGCTAAAAAAGTTTTTGCTATTGAGATAGTGCCATCAGCCACAAGAGATGGAATTAAAACAGCTGAAGAAAACAACATTAAAAATATTGAATTTATAAATGGAGCTGTTGAAGAAAAGATGCTTGAGCTTATCAATAGTGGAGAAAAAATAGATTCTATTATCTTTGATCCACCTAGAAAAGGAATTGATGAGTTAAGCCTTTTAAAGACTTCTGAGGCAGGAATAAAAGAGATAATTTATATCTCTTGTAACCCATCTACATTTGCTAGAGATGCTGAAATTTTAAATAGACAGGGATATACTTTAGAAGAAGTTCAACCTGTTGATATGTTTCCTGGTACTTCCCATACTGAAGTAGTTGGACGTTTTATAAAAAAATAA
- a CDS encoding chondroitinase family polysaccharide lyase, translating into MCKKYFYLLLIFIVSISSYSNTLYQFEKGIPSNFIIGKNSKIEITKEKFKDGTSSLKWDFEKNSILTIKGDVGYKVFQKGKQEKARSSFVMWIYNKKPIDDKMQVQFKKKGEVKSYFSINMNFTGWRTMWVQYDRDMSGKAEENMDEITFISPNVNGEIYIDQIYTSILIDPRHNARDEQVDFVNLQADNAVNSHWMALYKNYNAISQNKDIQKLTSEEIKGIRSVENRFKNDIIKKEKVNSKLIEKNREKLQEYLTMTVVSPQTIVLYKDFSEEEKSYLKDVQIKEYGSWLRELAFMYNSTEDKKYKKEIYEIFKKGLNHLYEQGWTKGSCQGTIHHLGYQVRELYQSIFLMKEPLLKDKNLKQAKEMVTWYSAMGILYTPNSEIKGVNADVLNTMLPGMLIAILLNEDDKVTASQLYQLNYYLTKSIDYAPGLLGGFKEDGSMFHHMQNYPAYAKGAFEGLTPIMYYLGNTAFALDDYSFNIVKKAVLMTRVYSNTHTWLISISGRHPDDRFQISDEVFRYLALGKKVGNDSELANAYLRLAPQGRFAEELSSLGFKAETTPQGAWTMNMSSLQLHRRDNWLIGVKGYSRYLVGNETYIKNNLFGRYMSYGNFQILENSLIESGYVQQGWDWAHFPGTTAIALPIDKLKSPISQVDIYSGVEEMLLSDETFSGGNSLNNNGMFAMKLHEHSKYNDTHRARKSVFLFDNRVILLGSNIENKSDYETHTTLFQNYLSDKNSISKVEKIKNNNFILDIQNNLYKVVEGNLKYKNGLQHSLDQNKGTPTENYYEMAYINHGKNPKNQKYQYAILVKGDKEEQEIFKKNSNYQVLQQDYNAHIVKDEISKMRGYALFESGDVKDKYLKSIDTPSLILIKPNDNSLELSFVDPDLRLYEGKDESQYEKNGKLKEVSIYSRKWNSNPSIPHTSTIILNGKYSLEKENKDISIEILDNTTIIKITTIYAMPVKLTLRKL; encoded by the coding sequence ATGTGCAAAAAATATTTTTATTTATTACTTATTTTCATTGTTTCAATTTCTTCTTATAGTAATACTTTATATCAATTTGAAAAAGGGATTCCTAGTAATTTTATTATTGGTAAGAATTCTAAAATTGAAATAACAAAAGAAAAATTTAAAGATGGAACTTCATCATTAAAATGGGATTTTGAAAAAAATTCTATTTTAACAATTAAAGGAGATGTAGGATACAAAGTTTTTCAAAAAGGGAAACAAGAAAAAGCTCGTTCAAGTTTTGTTATGTGGATCTACAATAAAAAGCCTATAGATGACAAGATGCAAGTTCAATTTAAAAAGAAAGGTGAGGTAAAATCTTATTTTTCTATTAATATGAACTTTACTGGATGGAGAACAATGTGGGTTCAATATGATAGAGATATGAGTGGAAAAGCCGAAGAAAATATGGATGAGATCACTTTTATATCTCCTAATGTTAATGGAGAAATCTATATAGATCAAATTTATACAAGTATTTTAATTGATCCAAGACATAATGCTAGAGATGAGCAAGTTGATTTTGTAAATTTACAAGCAGATAATGCTGTAAACTCTCATTGGATGGCTTTGTACAAAAATTATAATGCTATTTCACAAAATAAAGATATACAAAAATTAACTTCTGAAGAGATTAAAGGGATTAGAAGTGTAGAGAATAGATTTAAAAATGATATTATAAAAAAGGAAAAAGTTAATTCAAAATTAATAGAAAAAAATAGAGAAAAACTTCAAGAATATTTAACTATGACAGTTGTTTCACCACAAACAATTGTTCTCTACAAAGATTTCTCTGAAGAAGAAAAATCATATTTAAAAGATGTACAAATTAAAGAGTATGGTAGTTGGTTAAGAGAGTTAGCTTTTATGTATAACTCTACAGAGGATAAAAAATATAAAAAAGAGATATATGAAATTTTTAAAAAAGGGCTTAATCATTTATATGAACAAGGATGGACTAAGGGAAGTTGCCAAGGGACAATTCACCACTTAGGGTATCAAGTTAGAGAACTATATCAAAGTATTTTTTTAATGAAAGAGCCACTATTAAAAGATAAAAATTTAAAACAAGCTAAAGAAATGGTAACTTGGTATAGTGCTATGGGAATTTTATATACTCCTAATAGTGAGATAAAAGGTGTTAATGCTGACGTGTTAAATACAATGTTACCAGGTATGCTTATAGCTATATTGTTAAATGAGGATGACAAAGTTACAGCAAGTCAACTATATCAATTAAATTACTATCTTACTAAATCTATTGATTATGCACCAGGGTTACTTGGAGGATTTAAGGAAGATGGAAGTATGTTCCACCATATGCAAAATTATCCTGCCTATGCAAAGGGAGCTTTTGAAGGATTAACTCCTATTATGTATTATTTAGGAAATACAGCTTTTGCTTTAGATGATTACTCATTTAATATTGTAAAAAAAGCCGTTCTTATGACTAGAGTTTATTCTAATACTCATACTTGGCTAATTTCAATTAGCGGAAGACACCCAGATGATAGGTTCCAAATATCAGATGAAGTTTTTAGATATTTAGCTTTAGGAAAAAAAGTTGGAAATGATAGTGAGTTAGCTAATGCATATTTAAGACTTGCACCTCAAGGTAGATTTGCTGAAGAATTAAGCTCTTTAGGATTTAAAGCTGAAACTACTCCTCAAGGAGCTTGGACAATGAATATGTCATCTCTACAACTTCATAGAAGAGATAATTGGTTAATAGGTGTTAAAGGATATAGCAGATATTTAGTGGGAAATGAAACATATATTAAAAATAATCTATTTGGAAGATATATGAGTTATGGAAACTTCCAAATTTTAGAAAATTCTTTAATTGAAAGTGGTTATGTTCAACAAGGATGGGATTGGGCACACTTCCCAGGAACAACAGCAATTGCTTTACCAATAGATAAGTTAAAATCTCCAATTTCTCAAGTTGATATTTATAGTGGAGTTGAGGAGATGTTACTTTCAGATGAGACATTCTCTGGAGGAAATTCTTTAAATAATAATGGTATGTTTGCTATGAAGCTTCATGAGCACTCTAAATACAATGATACTCATAGAGCTAGAAAGTCAGTTTTCCTATTTGATAATAGAGTAATTCTATTAGGAAGCAATATAGAGAATAAAAGTGATTATGAAACTCATACAACTCTTTTCCAAAATTATTTAAGTGATAAAAATAGTATTAGTAAAGTTGAAAAAATAAAAAATAATAATTTTATTTTAGATATTCAAAATAATCTTTATAAAGTTGTAGAAGGTAATTTAAAATATAAAAATGGATTACAACACTCTTTAGATCAAAATAAAGGGACTCCTACAGAAAATTATTATGAAATGGCATATATCAATCATGGAAAAAATCCTAAAAATCAAAAATATCAATATGCTATTTTAGTAAAAGGAGATAAAGAAGAGCAAGAAATCTTCAAGAAAAACTCTAATTATCAGGTTTTACAACAAGATTACAATGCTCATATTGTGAAAGATGAAATATCTAAAATGAGAGGATATGCTCTATTTGAAAGTGGAGATGTCAAAGATAAATATCTGAAATCTATTGATACACCATCTTTAATACTTATTAAACCTAATGATAATTCTTTAGAATTAAGCTTTGTAGATCCTGATTTGAGATTATATGAGGGAAAAGATGAGAGTCAATATGAGAAGAATGGAAAATTAAAAGAGGTAAGTATATATTCAAGAAAATGGAACAGCAACCCATCTATTCCACATACTTCAACTATTATTTTAAATGGAAAATATAGTTTAGAAAAAGAAAATAAAGACATTTCTATTGAAATATTAGATAATACTACAATTATAAAAATTACTACAATTTATGCTATGCCAGTAAAACTTACTTTAAGAAAATTATAA
- the rpsI gene encoding 30S ribosomal protein S9, with the protein MAEMIQYRGTGRRKTSVARVRLIPGGKGIVINGKPMSEYFGGRQILSRIVEQPLVLTETLDKFEVRVNVVGGGNSGQAGAIRHGVSRALLLSDETLKAALREAGFLTRDSRMVERKKYGKKKARRSPQFSKR; encoded by the coding sequence GTGGCTGAAATGATTCAATATAGAGGAACTGGTAGAAGAAAAACTTCTGTAGCAAGAGTAAGATTAATTCCTGGAGGAAAAGGAATTGTAATAAATGGAAAACCTATGTCTGAATATTTTGGAGGAAGACAAATTCTTTCTAGAATAGTTGAGCAACCATTAGTATTAACTGAAACTTTAGATAAATTTGAAGTAAGAGTTAATGTAGTTGGAGGAGGAAACTCTGGACAAGCTGGAGCTATCAGACACGGAGTATCAAGAGCACTTTTATTATCTGATGAAACTTTAAAAGCTGCTTTAAGAGAAGCTGGATTCTTAACTAGAGACTCAAGAATGGTTGAAAGAAAGAAATACGGAAAGAAAAAAGCAAGAAGAAGTCCTCAATTCTCAAAAAGATAA
- the rplM gene encoding 50S ribosomal protein L13, which yields MKKYTFMQRKEDVVREWHHYDAEGQILGRLATEIAKKLMGKEKLTFTPHVDGGDYVVVTNAAKIVVTGNKLTDKKYYNHSGFPGGIRERRLGEILEKRPEELLMLAVKRMLPKNKLGREQLTRLRVFAGAEHAHTAQKPVKVEF from the coding sequence GTGAAAAAGTATACTTTTATGCAAAGAAAAGAAGATGTTGTTAGAGAATGGCATCATTATGACGCTGAAGGGCAAATATTAGGAAGATTAGCAACTGAAATAGCTAAAAAATTAATGGGTAAAGAAAAATTAACTTTCACTCCACACGTTGATGGAGGAGATTATGTAGTAGTTACTAATGCAGCTAAAATTGTTGTAACAGGAAACAAATTAACTGACAAAAAATACTACAACCACTCAGGATTCCCAGGAGGAATAAGAGAAAGAAGACTAGGAGAAATCTTAGAAAAAAGACCAGAAGAACTACTAATGCTAGCTGTTAAAAGAATGCTTCCAAAAAATAAATTAGGAAGAGAACAACTAACAAGATTAAGAGTGTTCGCAGGTGCAGAACATGCACATACAGCACAAAAACCAGTAAAGGTAGAATTTTAA